From one Nocardioides yefusunii genomic stretch:
- a CDS encoding acyl-CoA thioesterase has product MSTPAPEGKPARPTRADYVAWRTVTTRWRDDDAYGHLNNATYYEIFDTAVNAHLFEATGTNVRHLPQIGVVAETSCRYFREIGFPEPIEAGVVVDKVGRSSIVWRIGLFQGGSDEAAAEGRFVHVYVDNSHGAGNRPVAPMPDVIRAAVEPLLRPAPTEG; this is encoded by the coding sequence ATGAGCACGCCCGCCCCCGAGGGCAAGCCGGCCCGCCCCACCCGCGCCGACTACGTGGCCTGGCGCACCGTCACCACCCGCTGGCGTGACGACGACGCCTACGGTCACCTCAACAACGCGACCTACTACGAGATCTTCGACACTGCCGTCAACGCCCACCTCTTCGAGGCCACCGGCACCAATGTCCGGCACCTGCCGCAGATCGGCGTCGTCGCGGAGACGTCGTGCCGCTACTTCCGTGAGATCGGCTTCCCCGAACCGATCGAGGCCGGCGTGGTGGTCGACAAGGTGGGCCGGTCCTCGATCGTGTGGCGGATCGGTCTCTTCCAGGGCGGCTCCGACGAGGCCGCCGCCGAGGGCCGGTTCGTGCACGTCTACGTCGACAACTCCCACGGTGCGGGCAACCGCCCCGTGGCCCCGATGCCAGACGTGATCCGCGCCGCCGTCGAGCCGCTCCTGCGCCCAGCGCCGACCGAGGGATGA
- the smc gene encoding chromosome segregation protein SMC, with protein MYLKSLTLKGFKSFASSTTLDLEPGITCIVGPNGSGKSNVVDALAWVMGEQGAKSLRGGKMEDVIFAGTSGAAGRSPLGRAEVSLTIDNTDGALPIEYAEVTISRTMFRNGGSEYAINGAKARLVDVQDLLSDSGIGREMHVIVGQGRLDSILHATPEERRGFIEEAAGVLKHRKRKEKALRKLDAMEGNLHRLDDLLAEIRRQLKPLSKQAEVARRASVVQADARDARARLAADDLVQARDVLARELADESALQERRTEVEALVTRLRAREGEIEAGLRDGLPVLAQAQETWFALQGLRERMRGVDSLASERLRNAARTVEEPLSTGRDPERLEADAVRARAEEDAALAEVEQRTEALAKAVAERRLAEEAAQLEDRRVGAAVRAVADRREGLARLAGQAAAARGKVDSADAEIGRLELVRTAALERAEAARVEFAAVEADAQGPGEDRDTLDATHRAAVTALTDLDARRADVRTRTTDAQRDHAALSARRDALALGLDRTDGPGAVVAAAAAGTLTGTLGALAQLVTVPDVHRPAVAAVLGESADAIAVADLTAATAALTHLKASDLGRAPLLLAGAPTIAPATAGRTLPAGVVAALDVVGHPEALTGAVTRLLGHVVLVPDLDAARVVVDQHPDLTAVTPAGDVLSAHAVIGGSAARPSTLEVQAAHDETVEAIARVVTLLEHLATETARVQADRAEAVTVVTAAAEALQAHDDRLAAVAADLARLGAREREAHAEADRTAAAIEKARIGAEHARATLVELTERLAHAEAAPVDEVDTTERERLADAARQARQDETDARLALRTAEERARALTGRADALLRQARAERDHRTRAEARRARTRAEARAATAVRHAVSVVLDLLEDSVQTAASERTRIENDRKDAEQDLLAVRSRLREHVRELDDLVNSVHRDELARAQQQMRIEQMEARAIEDLGLAPDVLLAEYGPHVDVPAHDETEPATPYVREEQEKRLRAAERDLVQLGRVNPLALEEFTAMEERHQFLTAQLDDLRRTKVDLLGIVKDVDARVEEVFTQAWHDVREAFDHTFSRLFPGGEGRLLLTDPDDMLTTGVEVEARPPGKKVKRLSLLSGGERSLVAVAFLVALFKARPSPFYILDEVEAALDDTNLGRLLTIYEELRESSQLLVITHQKRTMEVGDALYGVTMRGDGVSTVISQRLT; from the coding sequence GTGTACCTGAAGAGCCTGACCCTGAAGGGGTTCAAGTCCTTCGCTTCGTCGACGACCCTCGACCTCGAGCCGGGCATCACCTGCATCGTCGGGCCCAACGGCTCGGGCAAGTCCAACGTCGTCGACGCCCTGGCCTGGGTGATGGGCGAGCAGGGAGCCAAGTCGCTGCGCGGCGGCAAGATGGAGGACGTCATCTTCGCCGGCACCTCCGGTGCTGCGGGACGTTCACCGCTCGGCCGCGCCGAGGTCTCCCTCACGATCGACAACACCGACGGTGCGCTCCCGATCGAGTACGCCGAGGTCACCATCTCGCGGACCATGTTCCGCAACGGCGGCTCCGAGTACGCGATCAACGGCGCCAAGGCCCGACTCGTCGACGTCCAGGACCTCCTCAGTGACTCCGGCATCGGCCGCGAGATGCACGTCATCGTCGGGCAGGGACGCCTCGACTCGATCCTGCACGCCACCCCTGAGGAACGCCGTGGCTTCATCGAGGAAGCAGCCGGTGTCCTCAAGCACCGCAAGCGCAAGGAGAAGGCGCTCCGCAAACTCGACGCGATGGAGGGCAACCTCCACCGTCTCGACGACCTCCTCGCCGAGATCCGCCGCCAGCTCAAACCGCTCTCGAAGCAGGCCGAGGTCGCTCGTCGCGCCTCGGTCGTGCAGGCCGACGCACGCGACGCCCGTGCCCGCCTCGCCGCCGACGACCTCGTCCAGGCCCGCGACGTGCTGGCCCGCGAACTCGCCGACGAGTCCGCGCTCCAGGAACGACGCACCGAGGTCGAAGCCCTCGTCACCCGCCTCCGGGCTCGCGAAGGCGAGATCGAAGCCGGGCTGCGTGACGGCCTGCCGGTCCTCGCCCAGGCCCAGGAGACATGGTTCGCCCTGCAGGGTCTGCGCGAACGCATGCGTGGCGTCGACTCCCTGGCCTCCGAACGTCTCCGCAACGCCGCCCGCACCGTCGAGGAACCCCTCAGCACCGGACGCGACCCCGAACGACTCGAAGCCGACGCCGTCCGCGCCCGGGCCGAGGAGGACGCCGCCCTCGCCGAGGTCGAACAGCGCACCGAAGCCCTCGCCAAGGCGGTGGCCGAACGACGCCTCGCCGAAGAAGCAGCCCAACTGGAGGACCGCCGCGTCGGCGCCGCCGTCCGCGCGGTCGCCGACCGTCGTGAAGGACTGGCGCGCCTCGCCGGACAGGCCGCCGCCGCCCGCGGCAAGGTCGACTCCGCCGACGCCGAGATCGGACGCCTCGAACTCGTCCGCACCGCCGCCCTGGAACGTGCCGAGGCAGCCCGCGTCGAGTTCGCGGCCGTGGAGGCCGACGCCCAGGGCCCCGGCGAGGACCGCGACACCCTCGACGCCACCCACCGCGCCGCCGTCACCGCGCTCACCGACCTCGACGCCCGTCGGGCCGACGTCCGCACCCGCACCACCGACGCCCAGCGCGACCACGCCGCGCTCAGTGCCCGCCGCGATGCCCTCGCGCTCGGCCTCGACCGTACCGACGGTCCCGGCGCCGTCGTCGCCGCGGCAGCAGCCGGCACCCTGACCGGAACCCTCGGCGCCCTCGCGCAACTCGTCACCGTCCCCGACGTCCACCGCCCGGCCGTCGCCGCGGTGCTGGGGGAGAGCGCCGACGCGATCGCGGTCGCCGACCTCACCGCCGCCACCGCAGCCCTGACCCACCTCAAGGCCAGCGACCTGGGACGCGCCCCACTGCTGCTCGCCGGCGCCCCGACGATCGCACCGGCGACCGCCGGACGCACGCTCCCGGCCGGTGTCGTCGCCGCCCTCGACGTCGTCGGCCACCCCGAGGCGCTGACCGGCGCAGTGACCCGCCTGCTCGGCCACGTCGTCCTCGTGCCCGACCTCGACGCCGCCCGTGTCGTCGTCGACCAGCACCCCGACCTCACCGCCGTCACCCCCGCCGGTGACGTCCTCTCCGCGCACGCCGTCATCGGTGGCTCCGCAGCCCGCCCCTCCACGCTGGAGGTGCAGGCCGCCCACGACGAGACGGTCGAGGCGATCGCCCGCGTCGTGACCCTGCTCGAACACCTCGCCACCGAGACCGCCCGCGTGCAGGCCGACCGTGCCGAGGCCGTCACCGTGGTCACGGCTGCCGCCGAAGCGCTGCAGGCCCACGACGACCGGCTCGCCGCCGTCGCCGCAGACCTCGCCCGTCTCGGAGCCCGCGAACGCGAGGCCCACGCCGAGGCCGACCGCACCGCCGCCGCGATCGAGAAGGCCCGGATCGGTGCCGAGCACGCCCGTGCCACCCTGGTCGAGCTCACCGAACGCCTCGCCCACGCCGAGGCTGCCCCCGTCGACGAGGTCGACACCACCGAACGCGAACGCCTCGCCGACGCCGCCCGTCAGGCCCGTCAGGACGAGACCGACGCCCGGCTCGCGCTCCGCACCGCGGAGGAACGCGCCCGTGCCCTCACCGGACGTGCCGACGCACTGCTGCGTCAGGCCCGCGCCGAACGCGACCACCGCACCCGCGCCGAGGCCCGCCGGGCCCGGACCCGCGCCGAAGCCCGCGCCGCCACCGCCGTACGGCACGCCGTCTCCGTCGTCCTCGACCTGCTCGAGGACTCCGTGCAGACCGCCGCCAGCGAACGGACCCGGATCGAGAACGACCGCAAGGACGCCGAACAGGACCTCCTTGCCGTCCGGTCCCGTCTACGCGAGCACGTCCGTGAACTCGACGACCTCGTGAACTCCGTGCACCGAGACGAACTCGCCCGCGCCCAGCAGCAGATGCGGATCGAGCAGATGGAGGCCCGCGCGATCGAGGACCTCGGTCTCGCCCCCGACGTCCTGCTCGCCGAGTACGGCCCGCACGTCGACGTCCCTGCCCACGACGAGACGGAACCGGCCACGCCCTACGTCCGCGAGGAGCAGGAGAAGCGCCTCCGCGCCGCCGAACGCGACCTCGTCCAGTTGGGTCGGGTCAACCCGCTCGCGCTGGAGGAGTTCACCGCGATGGAGGAACGCCACCAGTTCCTCACCGCCCAGCTCGACGACCTGCGTCGCACGAAGGTCGACCTGCTCGGCATCGTCAAGGACGTCGACGCCCGGGTCGAGGAGGTCTTCACCCAGGCCTGGCACGACGTCCGCGAGGCGTTCGACCACACCTTCTCCCGGCTCTTCCCCGGGGGCGAGGGCCGACTCCTGCTCACCGACCCCGACGACATGCTCACCACCGGCGTCGAGGTCGAGGCCCGTCCGCCGGGCAAGAAGGTCAAGCGGCTCTCGCTCCTCTCGGGCGGTGAGCGATCGCTGGTCGCCGTCGCTTTCCTGGTGGCGCTCTTCAAGGCCCGCCCCAGCCCGTTCTACATCCTCGACGAGGTCGAGGCTGCCCTGGACGACACCAACCTGGGACGACTGCTGACGATCTACGAGGAGCTCCGGGAGAGCTCCCAGCTCCTGGTCATCACGCACCAGAAACGGACCATGGAGGTCGGCGACGCCCTCTACGGTGTCACCATGCGGGGTGACGGTGTCTCGACCGTCATCAGTCAACGGCTCACCTGA
- the mutM gene encoding bifunctional DNA-formamidopyrimidine glycosylase/DNA-(apurinic or apyrimidinic site) lyase has product MPELPEVEVVRRGLERHVVGSTVHAVEVLHDRPVRREAGGASSFVQHMTGRTVSAVRRRGKYFWLALDGDDAMLGHLGMSGQMLLKSAGAPDERHLRVRFVLDDGMEMRFVDQRMFGGLSYAPGGAELPAEIAHIGRDPLDEQFDLADVARRMRRRTVAVKRQLLDQNLVSGVGNIYADEALWRARLNGERPGDRLTQTQAVDVLGRAQEVMLAALDEGGTSFDALYVNVNGESGYFDRSLKAYGQEDRACERCGTAIVRVAFMNRSSYYCPKCQPKPRARRS; this is encoded by the coding sequence GTGCCTGAACTTCCTGAGGTGGAGGTCGTACGACGTGGCCTCGAGCGCCACGTCGTCGGTTCCACCGTGCACGCCGTCGAGGTGTTGCACGATCGCCCCGTCCGCCGAGAGGCGGGCGGGGCCTCGTCGTTCGTCCAGCACATGACCGGACGCACTGTCTCTGCGGTGCGCCGTCGTGGCAAGTACTTCTGGCTCGCCCTGGACGGTGACGACGCCATGCTCGGCCACCTGGGCATGAGCGGCCAGATGTTGCTGAAGTCTGCCGGCGCGCCCGACGAGCGTCACCTTCGGGTGCGGTTCGTCCTCGACGACGGCATGGAGATGCGGTTCGTCGACCAGCGCATGTTCGGTGGCCTCTCCTACGCACCCGGCGGAGCGGAACTGCCCGCGGAGATCGCACACATCGGACGCGACCCGCTCGACGAGCAGTTCGACCTCGCCGACGTGGCCCGACGGATGCGTCGTCGCACCGTCGCGGTGAAGCGTCAACTCCTCGACCAGAACCTCGTCTCCGGCGTCGGCAACATCTACGCCGACGAAGCGCTGTGGCGTGCCCGCCTGAACGGCGAACGTCCCGGCGACCGACTCACCCAGACCCAGGCCGTCGACGTCCTCGGACGCGCGCAGGAGGTCATGCTCGCGGCTCTGGACGAGGGCGGGACCTCGTTCGACGCGCTCTACGTCAACGTCAACGGCGAGTCCGGCTACTTCGACCGCAGCCTCAAGGCGTACGGCCAGGAGGACCGTGCGTGCGAGCGTTGCGGCACGGCGATCGTGCGGGTCGCGTTCATGAACCGCTCCTCGTACTACTGCCCGAAGTGCCAGCCGAAGCCGCGGGCCCGACGCTCCTGA
- the rnc gene encoding ribonuclease III, whose protein sequence is MNTQRLREQLGDPVLDPELLERALTHRSYAYENGGLPTNERLEFLGDSVLGVVVTETLYLNHPDLSEGRLAKLRAAVVNARALAGVARTIGLGEYIKLGRGEETTGGREKASILSDTVEAVIGAIHLSGGIEASADVVHRLFDPLMEAAAALGAGLDWKTSLQELAAGHQLGVPEYVIEDDGPDHMKTFTAQVRVGDALYGHGTGRSKKEAEQAAAETAYGEIKAKHEASQDS, encoded by the coding sequence CTGAATACTCAGCGTCTGCGCGAGCAGCTCGGTGATCCGGTTCTGGATCCCGAGCTGCTCGAGCGTGCGTTGACCCACCGCTCGTACGCGTACGAGAACGGTGGCCTCCCCACCAATGAGCGCCTGGAGTTCCTCGGGGACTCCGTCCTGGGCGTCGTGGTGACGGAGACCCTGTACCTGAACCACCCTGACCTTTCCGAAGGTCGTCTGGCGAAGTTGCGTGCCGCGGTGGTCAACGCACGTGCACTGGCCGGAGTCGCACGCACCATCGGTCTGGGCGAGTACATCAAGCTCGGCCGTGGTGAAGAGACGACCGGTGGTCGTGAGAAGGCGTCGATCCTCTCCGACACCGTCGAGGCAGTCATTGGTGCCATTCACCTCTCGGGTGGCATCGAGGCCTCGGCAGATGTGGTCCACCGTTTGTTCGACCCCCTGATGGAAGCTGCGGCTGCCCTCGGTGCGGGTCTGGACTGGAAGACCTCGCTGCAAGAACTCGCTGCCGGGCACCAGCTCGGTGTTCCCGAGTACGTGATCGAGGACGACGGTCCCGACCACATGAAGACGTTCACCGCACAGGTCCGTGTCGGCGATGCCCTCTACGGGCACGGCACGGGTCGGTCGAAGAAGGAGGCCGAGCAGGCCGCCGCCGAGACCGCCTACGGTGAGATCAAGGCCAAGCACGAGGCGTCCCAGGACTCCTGA
- the rpmF gene encoding 50S ribosomal protein L32: MAVPKRKMSRSNTRHRRSQWKAVAPALVNCANPACGAKTLPHRACGECGQYGAKTARRQVL, translated from the coding sequence GTGGCTGTTCCGAAGCGGAAGATGTCGCGCAGCAACACGCGCCACCGTCGCTCGCAGTGGAAGGCTGTCGCCCCCGCGCTGGTCAACTGCGCGAACCCGGCCTGCGGCGCCAAGACCCTCCCGCACCGCGCGTGCGGTGAGTGCGGCCAGTACGGCGCCAAGACGGCCCGTCGCCAGGTCCTCTGA
- a CDS encoding YceD family protein, which produces MSSLDPRAPFVLDTRELGRRPGAQRELSISVPAPAELGIEVLHVPEGEQVQLDLRIESVMDGVLLTGTAEAALEGECTRCLEPIEDEIFVDLQELYLYDDVTRDGADEELGDEASTLEGDLLDLEPLLRDAVVLALPFQPLCQDDCPGLCIDCGARLADEPDHTHEAPIDPRWAGLTALKQDQD; this is translated from the coding sequence GTGAGCAGTCTGGACCCCAGAGCGCCGTTCGTGCTCGACACTCGTGAGCTCGGTCGACGTCCGGGAGCCCAGCGCGAGCTGAGCATCTCCGTTCCGGCACCGGCAGAGCTCGGTATCGAAGTCCTCCATGTTCCCGAGGGTGAGCAGGTCCAGTTGGACCTGCGCATCGAATCGGTCATGGACGGTGTTCTTCTCACCGGTACGGCTGAGGCCGCGCTGGAGGGTGAGTGCACCCGGTGCCTGGAGCCCATCGAAGACGAAATCTTCGTTGATCTCCAGGAGCTGTACCTCTACGACGACGTCACTCGTGACGGGGCCGATGAGGAGTTGGGCGACGAGGCCAGTACCCTTGAGGGAGACCTGCTCGACCTCGAGCCCTTGCTGCGGGACGCGGTGGTGCTTGCACTGCCGTTCCAGCCTCTGTGCCAGGACGATTGTCCGGGACTGTGCATCGATTGTGGTGCGCGGCTCGCGGACGAACCCGACCACACGCACGAGGCGCCCATCGACCCGCGCTGGGCGGGCCTCACGGCCCTCAAGCAGGACCAGGACTGA
- the coaD gene encoding pantetheine-phosphate adenylyltransferase, with amino-acid sequence MTRVVCPGSFDPVTLGHVDVFRRAAALFDEVLVAVGVNATKSATRWFDSDERMAMLREAVADLPNVRVVGFTGLLVDFCVEQDAAAVVKGLRSSTDYEFEQPMANMNAHLQGIDTVFLACDPQWSFVSSSLVKEVLSFGGDVSAFVTPRVLEQLRSRHAERTAS; translated from the coding sequence GTGACCCGAGTCGTCTGCCCGGGATCCTTCGACCCGGTGACCTTGGGACACGTCGACGTCTTCCGACGAGCTGCCGCCCTCTTCGACGAGGTGCTGGTCGCGGTGGGCGTCAACGCCACCAAGTCGGCGACCCGTTGGTTCGACTCCGACGAGCGCATGGCGATGCTGCGTGAAGCCGTGGCCGACCTGCCCAACGTGCGCGTGGTGGGCTTCACCGGCCTGCTGGTGGACTTCTGTGTCGAGCAGGACGCTGCGGCCGTGGTGAAGGGGCTGCGCTCCAGCACCGACTACGAGTTCGAGCAGCCCATGGCCAACATGAACGCGCACCTGCAGGGCATCGACACCGTCTTCCTGGCCTGCGACCCGCAGTGGTCCTTCGTCTCCTCCAGCCTGGTCAAGGAGGTGCTCTCCTTCGGTGGCGACGTCTCGGCGTTCGTGACCCCGCGGGTGCTGGAGCAACTCCGGTCCCGGCACGCGGAGCGCACCGCCTCCTGA
- the rsmD gene encoding 16S rRNA (guanine(966)-N(2))-methyltransferase RsmD, whose product MTRIIGGRAGGRRLATPRGQATRPTSDRVREAFFSAVEHWCGDLDGLRFLDLYAGSGAVGLEAWSRGAGVVTLVEQDRRTAALIRTNAVELGFPRADVRAAGVQAFLASHPSAPYDVVFLDPPYPLTNAEVEADLAALLTGGWLVPEALVVVERGSRSKELVWPEGLEMHREKKYGETVLWYGHATAEDEPSGESEDAAELQEDA is encoded by the coding sequence ATGACCAGGATCATTGGCGGGCGCGCCGGCGGACGTCGACTGGCGACCCCACGTGGACAGGCCACCCGTCCCACCAGCGACCGGGTGCGTGAAGCGTTCTTCTCCGCGGTGGAGCACTGGTGCGGAGACCTCGACGGACTTCGGTTCCTCGACCTGTACGCCGGATCCGGGGCGGTCGGGCTGGAGGCATGGTCACGAGGCGCCGGTGTGGTGACGCTCGTCGAGCAGGACCGTCGTACTGCTGCTCTGATCCGGACCAACGCCGTCGAGCTCGGTTTCCCCCGCGCCGACGTCCGCGCTGCAGGCGTGCAGGCCTTCCTGGCCTCGCACCCCAGTGCCCCCTACGACGTGGTCTTCCTCGACCCGCCCTACCCGCTGACCAACGCCGAGGTCGAGGCCGACCTCGCGGCGCTGCTCACCGGTGGCTGGCTGGTGCCCGAGGCACTGGTGGTCGTCGAGCGTGGGTCGCGCTCCAAGGAGCTCGTCTGGCCCGAGGGCCTGGAGATGCACCGGGAGAAGAAGTACGGCGAGACGGTGCTCTGGTACGGTCACGCAACCGCTGAGGACGAGCCTTCCGGGGAGTCCGAGGACGCCGCTGAGTTGCAGGAGGACGCGTGA
- a CDS encoding ATP-dependent DNA helicase RecG yields MTSITPESSIATVFGRQSKKRKAVEEGLGIRTVGDLLDLFPRRYVRTSELSPAVRPVEGELLSVVGEIQASQVKSFVNRRTGRRSYRLEVAVATQGPVFVMTYFLPYEGMANAEARRHTVGARGMFTGKVQVFNGRWQLAQPHSVVFGAPEAAGTLEGTDPDAPDADAAADLAISDERLAASLKGLMPIYPLTAGVYSWDLQKIVQLALELVVDLEDVLDAPLRERFSMVDVHTAYRFVHSPDDHAELARGRRRFRFVEALVLQLVLARRRAAHREVGGVARTGGGGLLAAFDARLPFTLTAGQVEVGATLEEEMARSWPMNRLLQGEVGSGKTLVALRAMLRAVDSGGQAVLLAPTEVLAQQHHRSITALLGDLAGGGFLGGAAEATQVTLLTGSMSKSRRREALLQIASGEAGIVIGTHALLEDVVSFADLALVVVDEQHRFGVEQRAALTSKAERPPHVLVMTATPIPRTVAMTVFGDLETSVLRELPAGRAPISTHVAPLTEQPHWAARVWGRVAEEVAAGHQVYVVCPRISGDVQEPGEQDFLPTDELGDPFDDDFTETAASQVQAAPKHAPAAVEEVVAELTAGPLAGLGVAALHGRMAADDKDSVMRRFAAGEIDVLVSTTVIEVGVDVANATTIVVLDADRFGISQLHQLRGRVGRGGLPGLCLLVTHAEIGSEARQRLDAVASTTDGFELSRVDLEHRREGDVLGRNQSGRRSSLENLRVLRDEETILEARRAAEELLGEDPALDAFPGLARKVAEIEASSSSDYMEKA; encoded by the coding sequence ATGACGTCGATCACCCCTGAATCCTCGATCGCGACCGTCTTCGGTCGTCAGTCCAAGAAGCGCAAGGCGGTCGAGGAAGGTCTCGGGATCCGCACGGTCGGCGACCTGCTCGACCTGTTCCCGCGTCGCTACGTCCGCACCTCCGAGCTCAGCCCTGCGGTGCGCCCCGTGGAGGGCGAACTGCTCAGCGTCGTCGGTGAGATCCAGGCCAGTCAGGTGAAGTCGTTCGTCAACCGACGCACTGGCCGACGCAGCTACCGGCTCGAGGTGGCGGTCGCCACCCAGGGGCCGGTCTTCGTGATGACCTACTTCCTGCCCTACGAGGGCATGGCCAACGCCGAGGCCCGACGCCACACCGTCGGGGCCCGCGGCATGTTCACCGGCAAGGTGCAGGTCTTCAACGGACGCTGGCAGCTCGCCCAGCCGCACTCGGTGGTCTTCGGGGCTCCTGAGGCGGCCGGGACGTTGGAGGGCACCGACCCGGATGCTCCTGACGCCGACGCGGCTGCCGATCTGGCGATCTCCGACGAACGGCTCGCGGCCAGCCTCAAGGGGCTGATGCCGATCTACCCGCTCACTGCGGGTGTCTACTCCTGGGACCTGCAGAAGATCGTCCAGCTGGCCCTCGAGCTCGTCGTCGACCTCGAGGACGTCCTCGACGCACCGCTGCGGGAACGCTTCTCGATGGTGGACGTCCACACCGCCTACCGCTTCGTGCACTCTCCCGACGACCACGCCGAACTGGCCCGGGGCCGTCGTCGGTTCCGGTTCGTCGAGGCACTCGTGCTGCAGTTGGTCCTGGCCCGGCGCCGGGCTGCTCACCGCGAGGTCGGGGGAGTGGCGCGCACCGGTGGCGGTGGCCTGCTGGCTGCCTTCGACGCCCGGTTGCCGTTCACGTTGACGGCCGGACAGGTCGAGGTCGGCGCCACGTTGGAGGAGGAGATGGCCCGGTCGTGGCCGATGAACCGACTCCTGCAGGGTGAGGTCGGCTCGGGAAAGACGTTGGTCGCGCTCCGGGCGATGCTGCGTGCCGTCGACTCCGGCGGACAGGCCGTCCTGTTGGCTCCCACCGAGGTCCTCGCCCAGCAGCACCACCGCTCCATCACCGCACTCCTGGGCGACCTTGCCGGTGGCGGGTTCCTCGGCGGTGCTGCGGAAGCCACCCAGGTGACGTTGCTGACCGGCTCGATGAGCAAGTCCCGACGTCGGGAGGCGCTGCTGCAGATCGCGTCGGGGGAGGCCGGGATCGTGATCGGCACCCACGCACTGCTGGAGGACGTGGTCTCGTTCGCCGACCTCGCCCTCGTCGTCGTCGACGAGCAGCACCGTTTCGGTGTCGAGCAGCGCGCGGCGCTGACGTCGAAGGCCGAACGACCGCCGCACGTCCTGGTGATGACCGCCACCCCGATCCCGCGCACCGTCGCGATGACCGTCTTCGGTGACCTGGAGACGTCGGTCCTGCGCGAACTCCCTGCGGGACGTGCCCCGATCTCCACCCACGTCGCCCCACTGACCGAACAGCCGCACTGGGCGGCCCGGGTCTGGGGACGCGTGGCTGAGGAGGTCGCGGCCGGGCACCAGGTCTACGTGGTGTGCCCGCGGATCAGCGGCGACGTCCAAGAACCCGGCGAGCAGGACTTCCTGCCCACCGACGAACTCGGCGACCCGTTCGACGACGACTTCACCGAAACAGCCGCCTCCCAGGTGCAGGCCGCCCCGAAGCACGCACCGGCCGCCGTCGAGGAGGTCGTGGCCGAACTCACCGCCGGGCCGCTCGCCGGTCTGGGGGTGGCGGCGCTGCACGGTCGGATGGCGGCTGACGACAAGGACAGCGTCATGCGTCGCTTCGCGGCGGGCGAGATCGACGTCCTGGTCTCCACCACCGTGATCGAGGTCGGTGTCGATGTGGCGAACGCCACCACCATCGTCGTCCTGGACGCCGACCGCTTCGGCATCTCCCAGCTGCACCAGCTGCGTGGACGTGTGGGTCGTGGCGGACTGCCCGGTCTTTGTCTGCTGGTGACGCACGCAGAGATCGGTTCCGAAGCACGTCAGCGCCTCGACGCGGTGGCCTCGACTACCGACGGCTTCGAGCTCAGCCGGGTCGACCTGGAGCACCGGCGCGAGGGTGATGTCCTGGGCAGGAACCAGTCCGGGCGACGTTCCAGCCTGGAGAACCTGCGGGTCCTGCGCGACGAGGAGACGATCCTGGAGGCCCGTCGTGCGGCCGAGGAGTTGCTCGGCGAGGACCCCGCGTTGGACGCTTTTCCGGGGCTTGCGAGGAAGGTCGCCGAGATCGAGGCGAGCAGCAGCTCCGACTACATGGAGAAGGCATGA